DNA sequence from the Helicobacter sp. MIT 05-5293 genome:
TTGCTAAATCAAATGCCCGATAAGATGCGTTTTCAAGTCGTTTGCCGATATGAGGAGAAGCAGGCGTTTGGAGTAAGAATCCCTCACCCAAAATGCGCTCTTTAGGGATAAGCTTTTCTGCGAAGTCGCTATCTTTGGGAGTCCCAGCTTGTATGAGTTTGAAATAATGATACCCAAATAAATGGCAAAATAATGCGCTAAAATGCGTTTTTCCTACATCTGTGCCGATACCGCAAGTGTATATTTGCATTTTTTCTCCTTTGTAAGATTCTAAATTTTGCCCTGCTGATGTTAATCTTTATGTTTATTTTATCAAACTTTTGGAGATTCTATCAATTTATAGAATCTGACATTTATAAGGGTGATTGGTCGTATTCCCATTCCACATCACCAAGTGCGAAATTGATAAAAGTCGTTGCTATCCATTGAATTTGTCGGTTATTATGCTTCGCAATGCCATGTGATTCAAAGCTAAGAGTGATGATAAAAATACGCTCATAGGGCATTTTTAAAAGTTTTTGCGTGATGATTTCTTTATCGGCAAAAGGGATAAAGATAAACACACCCAAAGGCGTGATGAATTCATTGTAATCACCATAAAAGATTTGTGAATCTATCAATACGCGAGATTCTAAAGAATCTAAAGGGGCTTGTAAAGATATTTTATGCGTGAAATATGGTGCTAGAGAATCAGTGATTCTGTAAGTCTGCTCGGTTTGTTTTTGTAGCTCTAAAAATAGCATATTTTCAAGGATTGCATTAAAATTCTTCTCTTCACTCACGCACAGGGGCAAGGTAAAATCATAAAAATACAGCTTTTTTGCTTGATGTTGCAAATGAGGCACAAAGAAAATGATTTGTGTTTTTTGCAGTTTTTCTAAAAGTGGATAAAGGCGGTCTTTTGAGATTTTGTGTGATTTTTTGAGCAAAGCATAGATATGATGAGGCGTGAGTTTTTGTGCTTGCATAGGTAAAAGAGAGCAAAAAATTTCATAATCATTCTCTAGTGCAAGTTTCAGAATCTCGTGTTTGCGAGGGATTTTATAGCTTGGCTCAAGATGATAGATTTCGGGTAGATTCCCTTCTTTTAAGAAAAGATTAAAAAGCGTGTTGATAGCGATATTTTTGTGATCAAAACTTACATATTCTTCAAAACTTAAGGCTTGAATGGCTTTGGGTTGAAAGTCTGGCGGTATATCTTTAGCATTTGGAGCAATCAAGATAATATGCTGGAGATTGGGCAAACTGATTGAAGGTGTGTAATGATCAATGATAAGCATCTCGAGGTTTTTTTCGAGATAGTTTTTGAGTAAAAACGCATTGATTATATCGATTTTCATGCGTTTGTCCGCGCAATCAATATAAAAACTTTTCTTGAATTGCGCACCATAGAGGAGTGCGAGAGAGGTTTTGCCTGTTTTTGGCGCACCATAGAGGAAGACTTTGCCTGCGTTGATGCCATAACGGCGAGGCATAATACTTGCCACGCGTTCAAAATAACTCTTACTGATTTCTTGCATATTGTCCTGTTTTGTTAAAATAAGGAAATTAAAGAATCTTACTCAAACCTTGCTTAGAAAATGCAATGATTTTTATTGTGAATTTAAGGCTATTTTTGGGCGACTTAAGCAAAATAAATCGTTTAAAATGCGTTATAATGCGCAGATTAGAATTATTTAAAATGAGTTTGATTAGGTAAAAAGTGAGGAGAAATGGTAAAAAATATTTTAGATTCTTTAAAAAATGAGCATAATTTGCGCACATTGACACCGCTTAAACATCAAGATATTTTTGTATTTAAAAATGATAAAAAACTCATCAATCTCGCAGGGAATGATTATTTGGCTTTGGCAATGGATAGAGATTTTACACATTCTTTTTTGTCCAATCTCTCGCAAGAATTTTGCTATCTTTCAAGCTCAAGCTCAAGAAGTTTGAGTGGAAATTTTGATATTTATGAGAATCTTGAATTATTTTTACATCATCATTTATCATCTAAAAGTGCGCTGATTTTTAATAGTGGTTATCATCTGAATACCGCCTGCATCGCAAGCTTAAAGAATCTTGGCAATGTATTTTTTATCGCTGATAAACAGATTCATGCGAGTATGGTTGATGGATTGCGATTAAGCGGTGCAAAATTTGCACGTTTTGCTCATAATGATAGGGACGATTTAGAATCCTTATTGCAAAAATATCATACAAAATACGATGCGATAATTATTTTAAGTGAAGCACTTTTCAGTATGGATGGGGATTTTGCACCTTTAGAGAATCTCGTCTCACTCAAGAAAAAATACTCTAATGTTTTGCTCTATCTTGATGAAGCTCATAGTGTAGGGAGCATTGGTCAAGAGGGGCTAGGGCTTGCAAGGGAATTAGGGCTTGAAAAAGAGATTGATTTTCTAGTCTTTACTTTTGGTAAGGCAATGGCTTCTGTGGGAGCTTGTATGCTTTGCAATGAGGATTTTAAACAATTTTTTGTCAATAAAGCGCGCTCGTTGATTTATTCAACCGCTCTCCCACCGCTTAATATCGCCTTTAGCCTTTTTGTATTTGAACATTTAGAATCTTTTGCTTACAGGCGGCAAAGGCTTAGGGAGTTAAGCGCATTCCTTAAAGAGAAACTCCTCAAAAAAGGGCTTAAGGTTTTGGGCGAAGCTTATATCATCTCTGTGATTTATGGGGAAAATGAAAGGGCAATCAATCAAGCGCATTTACTTGAAGATGAGGGATTTTTTTGCCCCGCTATCAAAGCCCCCACGGTATCTAAAAATACTGCAAGACTTCGTTTATCGCTTAATGCAAATCTGAATGAAGAGATCTTAGAAAGGTTGATTGAAATTTTATGAAAATATCGTTTTTGCATCAGGCTGGTAATGACACTTTGGTATTGTTTTTTTCTGGTTTTGGCTCGCACCCTACGCATTTTCAACATTTAAAGGCTACTTGCGTTGATGTGGCTTTGGTGTATGATTATCGGATTTTTGAGCCAAATATTATTTTGGATTTGGATACACAATCTTACTCACGCATTATTCTTGTGGGCTTTTCAATGGGCGTTTTTGTAGCTTCTGTGTGTAAAGATTTAGAATCTTTGGATTCTAAAATCGTGCAAAAAATAGCTATTAATGGCACTGATCTCCCAATTCACAAGGAGTTTGGCATCAATCCAAGCCTTTTCAAACGCACGATAAAAAAAATCAACCTGCAAGATTTTAAGCAACAACTTTTTGCACAATATCTTCCTTTGGCAAAGGATTTTGTTTTTTTGCGTGAAGAAGAGCTGAAAGAGGAGCTAGAAAATCTTTTTGCACAGAATCTACTCATACAAAATGAGCATTTTATATGGCATAAGGTATTGCTTTCAACGCATGATTTGATATTTCCTTGTGTGTCTTGCGAATCGTTTTTTAAGGGTAAAAGCGAGATAGTTTATCGGGATTTGCCTCATTTTATGTTTTTTGATTTTGCAAATTGGGAAAGTTTATGCGCAATGTAGCAGACGCATTTTTAAGAGCGCAATCAAGCTACGAAAAGCACTCTAATGTGCAAAAACAAATGGCTTGTAGGCTTGTTGAGATTCTTTTGTCGCAGCCTCGAAGAGAGTATCAAAGGATTTTTGAATTTGGCGGAGGGCTTGGAGCATATACAAAAATGCTTACGCAATCTTTGCATTTTGAAAGCTATATTTATAATGATATTAATGATTATGGATTGTGTCTTGAAGATGCGCGTATAGGATACAGAATCTTTGATATGTGTGAATTTGATAAGCAGGATTTGGGGCGATTTTCTTTAATCACTTCAAATGCGTGTATCCAATGGCTTGATTTTGCAAAATGTGTTTGTGATTGTGCGCAGGCTTTAGAGAGTGGGGGGATTTTGCTTATCTCAACTTTTGGAGAAAAGAATCTCTATGAAGTAAAAGTAACAACAGGAGTAGGGCTAACCTATCTGAATCTAGAGGACATTGACATTATATTGCAGCAATATTTTGAGGTGATTTATTTGGACGAAGAGAATATTAAATTAT
Encoded proteins:
- a CDS encoding ATP-binding protein is translated as MQEISKSYFERVASIMPRRYGINAGKVFLYGAPKTGKTSLALLYGAQFKKSFYIDCADKRMKIDIINAFLLKNYLEKNLEMLIIDHYTPSISLPNLQHIILIAPNAKDIPPDFQPKAIQALSFEEYVSFDHKNIAINTLFNLFLKEGNLPEIYHLEPSYKIPRKHEILKLALENDYEIFCSLLPMQAQKLTPHHIYALLKKSHKISKDRLYPLLEKLQKTQIIFFVPHLQHQAKKLYFYDFTLPLCVSEEKNFNAILENMLFLELQKQTEQTYRITDSLAPYFTHKISLQAPLDSLESRVLIDSQIFYGDYNEFITPLGVFIFIPFADKEIITQKLLKMPYERIFIITLSFESHGIAKHNNRQIQWIATTFINFALGDVEWEYDQSPL
- a CDS encoding pimeloyl-ACP methyl esterase BioG family protein — translated: MKISFLHQAGNDTLVLFFSGFGSHPTHFQHLKATCVDVALVYDYRIFEPNIILDLDTQSYSRIILVGFSMGVFVASVCKDLESLDSKIVQKIAINGTDLPIHKEFGINPSLFKRTIKKINLQDFKQQLFAQYLPLAKDFVFLREEELKEELENLFAQNLLIQNEHFIWHKVLLSTHDLIFPCVSCESFFKGKSEIVYRDLPHFMFFDFANWESLCAM
- a CDS encoding aminotransferase class I/II-fold pyridoxal phosphate-dependent enzyme, with product MVKNILDSLKNEHNLRTLTPLKHQDIFVFKNDKKLINLAGNDYLALAMDRDFTHSFLSNLSQEFCYLSSSSSRSLSGNFDIYENLELFLHHHLSSKSALIFNSGYHLNTACIASLKNLGNVFFIADKQIHASMVDGLRLSGAKFARFAHNDRDDLESLLQKYHTKYDAIIILSEALFSMDGDFAPLENLVSLKKKYSNVLLYLDEAHSVGSIGQEGLGLARELGLEKEIDFLVFTFGKAMASVGACMLCNEDFKQFFVNKARSLIYSTALPPLNIAFSLFVFEHLESFAYRRQRLRELSAFLKEKLLKKGLKVLGEAYIISVIYGENERAINQAHLLEDEGFFCPAIKAPTVSKNTARLRLSLNANLNEEILERLIEIL
- a CDS encoding methyltransferase domain-containing protein, producing MRNVADAFLRAQSSYEKHSNVQKQMACRLVEILLSQPRREYQRIFEFGGGLGAYTKMLTQSLHFESYIYNDINDYGLCLEDARIGYRIFDMCEFDKQDLGRFSLITSNACIQWLDFAKCVCDCAQALESGGILLISTFGEKNLYEVKVTTGVGLTYLNLEDIDIILQQYFEVIYLDEENIKLSFDSALEAFRHLKYSGVNALGDVYLSKAMLKKIEMQFSNTLTYHPIYALCRKK